One window from the genome of Cryptomeria japonica chromosome 6, Sugi_1.0, whole genome shotgun sequence encodes:
- the LOC131033285 gene encoding uncharacterized protein LOC131033285: MDSLLANYASSDEEEQQQNQQQLQSRSIGSETLFSRLPPPKPTFNLPPPKSKSNKRLVQFRPPLKAAVAVEEEEEEEEKEPPPKKRIGESSGGLFALLPPPKNTQTLGGGGGSRRTILEPDATTAASAVTDVPAPASQEPQLEASCNVEATQQFVGQYDYNAYYYSEPTQQFVGQDDYNGYYYSAPDQVSTETVPPQVQLPLESKNKKGGRKAFEIGSDVIEIKQEQLMGNKPRQDQVNLTGIAFGPSYKPVSAAKDKPSKLQKRKHQIGSLYYDLKQKEMELAERRARGHLTKAETQAKYGW, translated from the exons ATGGATTCCCTGCTTGCAAATTATGCATCATCAGATGAAGAGGAGCAGCAGCAAAATCAACAGCAATTACAATCACGAAGCATTGGTAGCGAAACGCTATTCTCTCGTCTACCGCCCCCAAAACCTACCTTTAACCTGCCTCCGCCTAAATCCAAATCAAACAAGCGTCTTGTGCAATTTAGGCCGCCATTGAAGGCGGCAGTAgcggtggaggaggaggaggaggaggaagagaaggAGCCTCCGCCCAAGAAAAGAATTGGGGAATCCTCTGGAGGGCTGTTTGCCCTCCTGCCTCCGCCGAAGAATACCCAAACCCTAGGGGGCGGCGGCGGCTCTCGTCGCACAATTCTCGAGCCCGACGCCACCACTGCCGCCTCTGCCGTCACAGATGTCCCTGCTCCCGCATCGCAGGAGCCGCAGTTAGAGGCTTCCTGTAATGTTGAAGCAACACAACAGTTTGTAGGGCAATATGATTATAATGCATATTATTATTCTGAGCCAACTCAACAGTTTGTAGGGCAAGATGATTATAATGGATACTATTATTCTGCTCCAGATCAGGTCTCCACAGAGACAGTACCGCCACAGGTACAGTTGCCTCTGGAGAGCAAGAATAAGAAGGGCGGACGGAAGGCCTTTGAAATTGGTTCTGATGTTATTGAAATAAAGCAGGAGCAGTTGATGGGCAACAAACCCAGACAGGATCAAGTTAACTTGACAGGAATTGCCTTTGGACCCTCCTATaag CCCGTTTCGGCTGCAAAAGACAAACCTTCAAAGTTGCAGAAGAGAAAACATCAAATTGGATCACTGTACTATGATTTAAAGCAAAAAGAGATGGAACTTGCTGAGAGGCGTGCTAGAGGTCATCTTACTAAAGCAGAAACACAGGCTAAGTATGGATGGTGA